The Candidatus Sysuiplasma acidicola genome window below encodes:
- a CDS encoding DNA mismatch repair protein MutS: MGILAFQSILYEKLAWKSEEKHVEPDFFADLNLDKIINAITHGKDDYDLKPLYYEPVAKVNDVLYRQEVMKELERRDVMDATMSFSGAMQKIRNNLRFNDRLYYKYNKEGNLLDTAEMYCSAASAYAAFLSSVKLDSRGFRSLSEYLSNYVKSEGFISLRNRTAGMRTELSDIRFSMLIKEGQIVVKMEESDDDYSNDVLMAFEKFKQGAVKNYKAKYFDHAGMNHVEAEIVNLVSRLFPETFAHLDAYCAGVSGFMDDTLVRFDREIQFYIAYLQYISLFRAAGFHFCYPVVTENDKNVLGVEAYDMALGAKLIGEKKQLVCNDFSLGGSERIIVVTGPNQGGKTTFARTFGQLHYLANLGCCVPGREGKLLLFDRLFTHFEKEEDISNLQGNLESDLEGMHAILEQASSRSIVIINEMFSATTVHDGVLLGRKILRKIADMDALCVYVTFLDELASLDKTVSMVSTVDAGNPEIRTFKILRQQADGISHALAIARKHGLTYDVLRGRLKH; encoded by the coding sequence ATGGGCATATTGGCATTTCAGAGTATACTTTATGAAAAACTGGCCTGGAAGTCAGAAGAGAAACATGTTGAACCGGACTTCTTCGCAGATTTGAACCTTGACAAAATCATAAATGCAATCACGCACGGCAAAGACGATTATGACCTCAAGCCGCTCTACTATGAGCCTGTGGCAAAAGTCAACGATGTGCTGTACAGGCAGGAAGTGATGAAGGAACTGGAACGGAGGGACGTGATGGATGCGACCATGTCCTTCTCCGGCGCGATGCAAAAAATCAGAAACAATCTCAGGTTTAACGACAGACTTTACTACAAATACAACAAGGAGGGAAATCTTCTAGACACGGCGGAAATGTACTGCAGCGCCGCAAGTGCATATGCAGCATTCCTGTCCTCGGTCAAACTTGACTCCCGTGGTTTCAGATCTCTCAGTGAATATCTCTCTAACTATGTGAAGTCGGAAGGTTTCATCTCACTGAGAAATAGAACGGCTGGCATGAGAACAGAATTGTCAGACATCCGGTTCAGCATGCTGATAAAAGAAGGGCAGATAGTGGTCAAAATGGAAGAATCGGATGACGACTACAGCAATGACGTCCTGATGGCGTTCGAGAAATTCAAACAGGGGGCGGTGAAGAACTACAAGGCAAAATATTTCGATCATGCGGGAATGAATCACGTGGAAGCGGAAATCGTCAACCTTGTATCACGGCTGTTTCCGGAGACCTTTGCGCATCTTGATGCGTACTGCGCAGGGGTCTCCGGCTTCATGGATGATACGCTAGTTAGATTCGACAGGGAAATACAATTCTACATCGCCTATCTCCAGTACATATCTCTTTTCAGGGCTGCCGGTTTCCATTTCTGCTATCCGGTTGTGACTGAGAATGACAAGAATGTCCTTGGCGTTGAAGCCTATGACATGGCACTGGGCGCGAAGCTGATTGGGGAAAAGAAGCAACTCGTCTGCAACGATTTCAGCCTTGGTGGATCGGAAAGGATAATAGTCGTCACCGGCCCGAACCAGGGAGGCAAGACCACCTTTGCCAGAACATTTGGTCAGCTGCATTACCTGGCAAACCTCGGTTGCTGCGTCCCGGGCAGGGAGGGCAAACTGCTGCTGTTCGATCGTCTGTTTACTCATTTCGAGAAGGAAGAGGACATAAGCAACCTCCAGGGCAACCTGGAGAGTGACCTGGAAGGAATGCACGCGATACTTGAGCAGGCAAGCTCCAGAAGCATTGTCATCATAAATGAGATGTTCAGCGCAACAACGGTCCACGACGGCGTTCTGCTCGGCAGGAAGATTCTTCGCAAAATCGCCGATATGGACGCACTGTGCGTTTACGTAACATTTCTTGACGAATTGGCATCGCTTGACAAGACAGTTAGCATGGTAAGCACTGTGGATGCAGGCAACCCTGAGATACGCACATTCAAGATACTGAGGCAACAGGCTGACGGCATTTCCCATGCTCTTGCAATTGCAAGAAAGCACGGTTTGACCTATGACGTCCTCCGCGGGAGGCTGAAACACTGA
- a CDS encoding ATPase P: MIAINVPGLAAMRLNYLVLDFNGTLAADGKLIRGTATRLNAISRRLELHVVTADTFGSASAQLSNIRCALHIVKGAHQDVQKERMVRKLGPEHTVCIGNGRNDMRMLKASRLGICVVGSEGASASAMSAADICVTGITDALEMLLKTERVKATLRLS; this comes from the coding sequence ATGATTGCCATAAATGTTCCTGGACTTGCAGCCATGAGATTGAACTACCTTGTCCTTGACTTCAACGGCACACTCGCGGCGGACGGAAAGCTGATTCGTGGCACAGCAACGAGATTGAACGCGATTTCCAGACGTCTGGAACTCCATGTCGTGACAGCCGACACTTTTGGCAGCGCATCGGCACAGCTCAGTAACATCAGGTGCGCTCTCCACATAGTCAAAGGCGCTCATCAGGATGTGCAGAAGGAGCGCATGGTCCGAAAACTCGGCCCGGAGCATACAGTCTGCATTGGAAACGGCAGAAACGACATGAGAATGCTCAAGGCATCAAGGCTTGGCATATGCGTGGTTGGCAGCGAAGGTGCCTCAGCTTCCGCGATGTCTGCGGCTGACATCTGTGTTACGGGCATCACTGACGCACTGGAAATGCTTCTCAAAACAGAGAGGGTGAAAGCAACCCTGCGGTTATCCTGA
- a CDS encoding DNA mismatch repair protein MutS, with translation MKVHLMHRERDFDTGKEISKMQLALMQDIELEKLLGAMSAGDSFLKEISKIALVSGLASQDEILYRQQVLRDCLRHAAVVREMYEVTLNAVKGEKKVYFGFFSEYPSSILGRAVQVLTLFFETLKKLKSMADNYHQQFESDGFKTLFAMLRQELSSEYLATVQSHLSELKFSHGVLVGARLGEGNTPSGFILHRQRRKKRGLLGNIVSRNRRQFTYTLPDRDMNGAREMSELRDRSINLVANATAVSADHILAFLNMLRTELAFYIGCINLKERLAGFDLPICFPSPVSGQAGIHRCIGLYDASLALELEGKVISNDFTADGKELVIITGANRGGKSTFLRSVGLAQLMMQCGMFVPATSFEACPFNGVYTHFRREEDATMNSGKLDEELSRMSAIAGDIRPESLLLLNESFASTNEREGSEIAKQIIRAVLEHHVRIFFVTHFFEMAGDLYRQKDDRYLFLLAERKADGSRSFKIREGAPLPTSYGEDLYVKIFGNGDRPVTAKKE, from the coding sequence CTGAAAGTCCATCTGATGCACAGAGAACGCGATTTCGATACGGGCAAAGAGATATCGAAAATGCAGCTGGCGCTGATGCAGGATATAGAGCTGGAGAAGCTGCTCGGTGCGATGAGTGCGGGGGACAGTTTCCTGAAGGAGATATCGAAAATTGCACTCGTCTCGGGCCTGGCGAGTCAGGATGAGATACTGTACCGGCAGCAGGTGCTCAGGGACTGCCTCAGACATGCCGCCGTAGTGAGGGAAATGTATGAAGTGACGCTGAACGCCGTAAAAGGGGAGAAGAAAGTCTACTTCGGCTTTTTCAGCGAATATCCAAGCAGCATTCTCGGCAGGGCAGTGCAGGTGCTCACGCTCTTCTTTGAGACACTGAAGAAACTGAAATCGATGGCCGATAATTACCATCAGCAATTTGAGTCAGACGGCTTCAAAACACTCTTTGCAATGCTGAGACAGGAGTTGAGCTCCGAATATCTGGCAACGGTCCAGAGTCATCTCAGCGAACTGAAGTTCAGTCACGGCGTACTTGTCGGAGCGAGGCTTGGAGAAGGCAATACGCCGTCAGGATTTATTCTTCACAGGCAGCGCCGGAAAAAGCGCGGACTGCTAGGCAATATCGTTTCCAGAAACCGCAGGCAATTCACTTACACACTTCCCGACAGGGACATGAACGGAGCCCGGGAGATGTCGGAATTGAGAGACAGAAGCATAAACCTGGTGGCAAACGCGACTGCAGTTTCGGCAGATCACATACTGGCCTTTCTTAACATGCTGAGAACTGAGCTTGCCTTCTACATTGGCTGCATCAATTTGAAAGAGCGCCTGGCCGGATTCGATTTGCCGATTTGCTTTCCGTCACCCGTGTCCGGGCAAGCGGGCATTCATCGTTGCATCGGCCTGTATGATGCCAGTCTCGCTCTGGAGCTGGAAGGGAAGGTTATCAGCAACGACTTCACGGCGGATGGAAAGGAACTGGTGATCATCACAGGCGCAAACCGTGGCGGCAAGTCCACCTTCCTGCGCAGCGTAGGGCTCGCCCAGCTGATGATGCAGTGCGGTATGTTTGTTCCGGCAACATCCTTTGAGGCATGCCCTTTCAATGGTGTCTACACACACTTCAGAAGAGAGGAGGATGCGACGATGAACAGCGGAAAACTGGACGAGGAGCTTTCGAGGATGAGCGCCATAGCCGGGGATATCAGGCCCGAATCCCTTCTTCTGCTCAATGAATCCTTTGCATCGACAAACGAAAGAGAAGGCTCTGAGATTGCAAAGCAGATAATCAGGGCTGTGCTTGAGCACCATGTCAGGATATTTTTCGTCACGCACTTTTTCGAGATGGCCGGGGATTTATATCGGCAGAAGGACGACAGATATCTGTTCCTGCTTGCAGAGCGTAAGGCCGATGGATCCAGGAGCTTCAAAATCAGGGAAGGAGCCCCGCTTCCGACAAGCTATGGCGAAGACCTGTATGTGAAGATATTCGGCAACGGTGACAGGCCTGTGACAGCTAAGAAAGAGTGA
- a CDS encoding tyrosine-type recombinase/integrase — protein MEPDNEEMANFRTWAVGTGKYSLTTSVRMTRTVRSLYRKLDLDNPSTEALWAYVERQLKKGRRDGTINNQMKDIAAWFRFKGIKLQVPSLRQRRSKEPWVPKDDEVFRLIRVCEEGKNRITALRNKTIIEIMAFCGLRLGEVVQLNISDVQNEYLHVRSEKLEAERKVGLPDFVRSDIMTYLKQRKSKDARALFTSSRNRLSYSSMRRMVKREGAKAGIRDMHPHALRHWCATRLVRSAVNLRAVQVHLGHASIATTQLYTHLSSEEAARDVRRAFETVYMNRSQ, from the coding sequence ATGGAGCCAGATAACGAAGAGATGGCCAATTTTAGAACGTGGGCTGTCGGCACAGGGAAGTATTCCCTGACGACATCGGTTAGAATGACGCGGACTGTCCGCTCGCTGTATCGGAAGCTAGATCTGGACAACCCCAGTACAGAGGCGCTCTGGGCGTATGTCGAAAGGCAGCTCAAGAAGGGCAGGAGAGACGGGACGATAAACAATCAGATGAAGGACATCGCTGCATGGTTCAGGTTCAAGGGCATTAAGCTGCAGGTCCCGAGTTTGCGCCAGCGAAGGAGCAAGGAGCCGTGGGTTCCGAAGGATGATGAGGTTTTCAGGCTTATACGTGTATGTGAAGAGGGTAAAAACAGAATAACCGCACTCAGAAACAAGACAATCATTGAGATAATGGCATTTTGCGGCCTGAGACTCGGAGAGGTAGTTCAACTCAACATTTCAGACGTTCAGAATGAATACCTCCACGTGCGCAGCGAGAAACTCGAGGCTGAACGAAAGGTTGGTCTTCCCGATTTTGTCAGGTCTGATATAATGACGTATCTGAAGCAACGGAAGTCAAAGGATGCTCGTGCATTATTCACTTCTTCACGCAACAGGCTGTCTTACAGCAGTATGCGGCGGATGGTGAAACGTGAGGGGGCGAAGGCTGGGATCAGGGACATGCATCCTCACGCACTGAGGCACTGGTGTGCAACCCGCCTTGTCAGGAGCGCAGTGAATCTCAGGGCAGTACAGGTGCATCTGGGCCACGCTTCAATAGCCACCACGCAACTTTACACCCATCTCTCTTCGGAGGAAGCGGCCAGAGATGTGAGGAGAGCATTTGAGACAGTTTACATGAACAGGTCGCAGTGA
- a CDS encoding metallophosphoesterase family protein: MIEIEGRTLAIVSDVHGNTVALKAALDDMSALGVEHVISLGDVAATGPAPVDAVRMLIGAGIPSVMGNTDERILRPDPAKFNTDRGSEIPAIDMWCSQKLGSEELNHIAAFSPLLHVRFGGRSILCFHGSPRSNTEVIDASTAEKTIAEIFAKHAHDLFAGGHTHVQMLRRHGSSQLINPGSVGLPYDIGSDGSHYRPVRAEYAIVEAGHSSLSVRFRRVSYSIDELIGAVGKSGMPHADWWMSKWKPR; encoded by the coding sequence GTGATTGAAATTGAAGGAAGGACGCTTGCCATTGTGTCCGATGTTCACGGCAATACGGTAGCGCTCAAAGCGGCGCTCGACGATATGTCAGCCCTCGGGGTGGAGCATGTGATCAGCCTCGGTGACGTGGCTGCAACCGGCCCGGCGCCTGTGGATGCTGTCCGCATGTTGATCGGAGCAGGCATTCCGTCTGTCATGGGCAATACCGACGAGCGCATACTGCGTCCCGATCCAGCCAAATTCAATACGGACAGGGGTTCGGAGATACCTGCAATAGATATGTGGTGCTCGCAGAAGCTCGGCAGCGAAGAGCTGAATCACATCGCTGCCTTCAGTCCGCTCCTTCACGTCCGCTTTGGAGGCAGGAGCATACTGTGCTTTCACGGTTCGCCCAGGTCCAACACCGAAGTCATCGATGCGTCTACCGCGGAGAAAACCATCGCTGAAATTTTTGCCAAACACGCTCATGATCTGTTTGCTGGAGGCCATACGCATGTTCAGATGCTCAGGAGGCATGGAAGTTCACAGCTTATCAATCCGGGCAGCGTCGGTCTTCCCTATGATATCGGAAGCGACGGAAGCCATTACCGCCCTGTGAGGGCGGAATATGCAATTGTTGAGGCAGGGCATTCTTCCCTGTCGGTACGATTCAGGCGCGTGTCTTACAGCATCGACGAGCTCATCGGTGCCGTAGGAAAGAGCGGCATGCCGCATGCCGACTGGTGGATGTCTAAATGGAAGCCAAGATGA
- a CDS encoding LD-carboxypeptidase: protein MNLPSRLKRGDRIGVVSPSAPIDTDELLSRLNSGIRVLNDMGFDVVTAKNAFKVRGHSAGTPLEKANDINTMFGDESISAIICSQGGGTANGCLPLLDWKLIQDNPKIFCGFSDISVLLNAIYARTGVVTFHGSDVAWGFGWKPSEYDIAEFTGRLIEGKTGEIAAAGERKTVRGGRAEGRLMGGNIMCLLKLAGTPYWPDFSNAILFMEGYTVGPDDCDYMFNQLMQMGVFDDVRGVIVGHVHSLQTAKHEVMQMEDVLLDVTKDYTFPILKVDDFGHECPNTIIPVGAGGFVDADRREFGISGACVL, encoded by the coding sequence ATGAATCTGCCTTCCAGACTGAAGCGCGGTGACCGCATAGGTGTAGTATCGCCGTCGGCACCCATCGACACAGATGAACTGCTTTCACGGCTGAACAGCGGGATCAGGGTCCTGAATGACATGGGATTCGATGTTGTTACAGCAAAAAATGCATTCAAGGTTCGGGGGCATTCTGCCGGCACACCGCTCGAAAAGGCGAATGACATAAACACCATGTTCGGGGACGAGAGCATATCAGCAATCATCTGCTCCCAGGGTGGAGGGACTGCCAACGGCTGTCTCCCGCTTCTTGACTGGAAGCTCATACAGGATAACCCGAAAATATTCTGCGGCTTCAGCGATATTTCAGTGCTGCTCAATGCAATTTACGCCAGGACAGGGGTCGTGACATTCCATGGAAGCGACGTTGCCTGGGGATTCGGCTGGAAGCCCTCCGAGTACGATATTGCGGAATTCACCGGAAGGCTCATTGAAGGAAAAACCGGAGAAATAGCTGCGGCGGGAGAGCGGAAAACGGTGAGAGGAGGCAGAGCCGAGGGCAGGCTGATGGGCGGCAACATCATGTGCCTGCTGAAACTGGCAGGAACGCCATACTGGCCGGACTTCAGCAACGCCATCCTGTTCATGGAAGGCTACACCGTCGGTCCTGATGACTGCGATTACATGTTCAATCAGCTGATGCAGATGGGCGTTTTCGATGACGTCAGGGGCGTTATTGTGGGCCATGTGCACAGCCTGCAGACTGCCAAGCACGAAGTGATGCAGATGGAAGATGTACTGCTGGATGTGACGAAAGACTATACGTTCCCGATACTCAAGGTGGATGATTTCGGGCATGAATGCCCCAACACGATCATACCGGTCGGCGCCGGCGGATTCGTCGATGCAGACCGCAGAGAATTCGGAATCAGTGGAGCATGCGTCCTCTGA
- a CDS encoding signal peptidase I: protein MNNRISRVLITLIASLAIFLNPVIGSLFPSALGFYALLFVLIGVVLFLYFTMGSRFLYMRFNRDVYRSLFLGAMFLVVLFEPFLILHARFTFSLDALLAYRLAQIFLFAIIIQAMIFNLNMKSLVKAGKLSTLLPFIALFLVINLTVETVLLAFSGNQQIVITILFQMLDDVVLFVLLSILYVKTRMNNLTGMVFYALYSASGFFVIVTKVDAFILTFWNFIVLGVMFFVLELVTNDNFYSRKIFTGDRRDRKTGQKRGSLLEKAVVIGVAAFAIFILVLFPVIMGTAHPIYVDPTGSMYPIIKPDSVLIVKGVSVQSIHIGNIIVFTAPWDKTLTVAHQVIGINHLNGTIFFITKGFANPVKDPAPVPAGNVHGIVIQAIPYLGYFFIYLYVIFPMMLVPLIVKIK from the coding sequence GTGAATAACCGGATCAGTCGCGTTTTGATTACACTCATAGCATCTCTTGCCATCTTTCTGAATCCAGTCATCGGTAGTCTTTTTCCATCCGCCCTTGGATTCTATGCACTGCTTTTCGTTCTAATAGGCGTGGTGCTATTCCTCTATTTCACAATGGGTAGCAGGTTTCTCTACATGCGATTCAACAGGGACGTGTACAGAAGCTTATTCCTCGGAGCAATGTTCCTTGTTGTCCTGTTCGAACCGTTCCTGATTCTTCATGCACGATTCACATTCTCACTCGACGCTCTTCTTGCCTACAGGCTGGCCCAGATTTTCCTCTTCGCAATTATAATTCAGGCGATGATTTTCAACCTGAATATGAAATCGCTTGTAAAAGCAGGTAAATTATCAACTTTGTTGCCCTTTATCGCACTCTTCCTGGTCATCAATCTGACGGTCGAAACTGTCCTGCTGGCTTTCTCGGGAAACCAGCAGATTGTTATCACCATACTGTTTCAGATGTTGGACGATGTAGTGCTTTTCGTACTCCTCTCCATCCTTTATGTTAAAACTAGAATGAATAACCTCACTGGCATGGTGTTCTATGCTCTCTACTCGGCATCCGGTTTCTTTGTCATAGTCACCAAGGTTGACGCATTCATACTTACTTTCTGGAATTTTATCGTCCTGGGCGTCATGTTCTTTGTCCTTGAGCTGGTGACGAATGATAATTTCTATTCGAGAAAGATTTTCACCGGGGACAGGAGGGACAGGAAGACCGGGCAAAAGCGCGGCTCTTTGCTGGAAAAAGCCGTCGTTATAGGTGTGGCGGCATTTGCAATCTTCATTCTCGTGCTCTTTCCCGTCATTATGGGCACTGCCCATCCTATCTACGTTGACCCGACAGGCAGTATGTACCCCATAATCAAGCCAGACTCTGTCCTGATAGTCAAGGGTGTCAGCGTTCAGAGCATACACATTGGAAACATAATTGTCTTCACTGCGCCATGGGACAAGACTCTGACCGTGGCTCACCAGGTGATTGGAATCAACCATCTGAACGGCACAATTTTCTTCATAACCAAAGGATTTGCAAACCCTGTGAAGGATCCGGCACCGGTACCCGCAGGCAATGTCCACGGAATAGTGATTCAGGCAATACCCTATCTTGGCTACTTCTTCATCTACCTCTATGTAATATTCCCAATGATGCTAGTCCCGCTGATAGTGAAGATAAAATGA